One window of Pseudacidobacterium ailaaui genomic DNA carries:
- a CDS encoding ADP-ribosylglycohydrolase family protein has protein sequence MNVDAEILSRAEGCLLGQIAGDSLGSLVEFQSPSDIRCRYPDGVRELADGGTWDTIAGQPTDDSEMALMLARMLVKEGRYDAEEARKAYLFWLNSHPFDCGNTVSAGLRGRPNPDSQANGALMRISPLGIFCWNCDLERTSRLAQQDAALTHPHPVCLQANALFAMAIAQFVSGQKIPQEVYEDIKVWATELKVEKTLMNAVLNAADSVPADYVHQQGWVIIAIQNALWQLLHAPSLEEGVVDTVMRGGDTDTNAAIAGALLGAAYGRDAVPRQWVEKILSCRPKAGEPRVRRPRPESFWPVDTLELARKLVARSAPES, from the coding sequence CACCGTCAGACATCCGCTGTCGTTATCCCGATGGTGTTAGAGAGCTTGCCGATGGGGGGACATGGGACACCATCGCTGGACAGCCAACCGATGACTCCGAAATGGCGCTGATGCTGGCAAGGATGCTGGTTAAGGAGGGCCGATACGACGCCGAGGAAGCACGCAAAGCCTACCTGTTCTGGCTCAACTCACATCCCTTCGATTGCGGTAACACTGTGTCGGCGGGGCTCCGAGGCAGACCCAACCCGGACAGCCAAGCAAATGGAGCGTTGATGCGAATTAGCCCCTTGGGAATATTTTGCTGGAACTGTGACCTTGAGAGAACATCACGGTTAGCCCAGCAGGATGCAGCGCTGACGCATCCCCATCCAGTTTGTCTCCAGGCCAACGCATTGTTCGCCATGGCAATCGCCCAGTTCGTTTCCGGCCAGAAGATCCCACAGGAAGTGTACGAGGACATCAAGGTTTGGGCAACAGAACTGAAGGTTGAGAAGACACTGATGAATGCGGTGCTCAATGCGGCAGACAGCGTACCAGCCGATTACGTGCATCAGCAAGGTTGGGTCATCATCGCGATTCAGAATGCTCTATGGCAGTTGCTCCATGCGCCTTCGCTAGAGGAAGGGGTCGTGGACACGGTGATGAGAGGCGGGGATACGGATACAAACGCCGCTATCGCCGGAGCCCTTTTGGGTGCCGCCTATGGTCGCGATGCCGTGCCTAGGCAGTGGGTCGAGAAGATACTGAGTTGCCGCCCGAAGGCTGGAGAGCCCCGCGTCCGTCGTCCGCGACCCGAGAGCTTCTGGCCGGTGGATACTCTTGAACTCGCAAGGAAGCTAGTTGCGCGAAGTGCACCTGAGTCGTGA
- a CDS encoding IS3 family transposase (programmed frameshift), which produces MARRRYTPEQVVNLLRQIEVAVANGKATEQACRDAGIVEQTYYRWRREYGGMKVDQARRLKELEQENGKLKRLVSELSLEKLVLKDIAFGKLLSPERRRRAVFHAQQQYGMAERHACRLVNQPRGTQRYQPTQRADEDQLTQAIIALAKQYGRYGYRRVTALLNHAGWPVGKDRVERIWRREGLKVPKKQKPRGRLWLNDGSCVRLRPTHRNHVWSYDFVSVRTHNGRSVRLLNLIDEYSRECLLIRAERRWTSARVIESLADVMIERGVPEHLRSDNGPEFVAKDLRQWLINTGAKTLYIEPGSPWENGYCESFNSKLRDEFLNGEIFYSLKELRVLAERWRVHYNTVRPHSSLGYRPPAPEARLTSNKGHGEVETATRFPLLHTPDGGYLKSKITALH; this is translated from the exons ATGGCACGGAGGCGTTATACGCCGGAGCAGGTGGTGAACCTGCTGCGGCAGATTGAAGTGGCAGTAGCGAACGGGAAAGCGACGGAGCAGGCTTGCAGGGATGCTGGAATCGTGGAGCAGACCTACTACCGCTGGCGTAGAGAGTACGGCGGCATGAAGGTGGACCAGGCGCGGCGGCTGAAGGAACTGGAGCAGGAAAACGGTAAGCTGAAGCGCCTGGTGAGCGAGTTAAGCCTGGAGAAACTGGTACTCAAGGACATCGCAT TCGGGAAACTTCTAAGCCCTGAACGACGCCGTCGTGCGGTATTTCATGCGCAGCAACAGTATGGGATGGCGGAGCGGCATGCGTGTCGATTGGTGAATCAGCCACGCGGCACGCAACGCTACCAACCGACACAGCGAGCCGACGAAGATCAACTGACGCAGGCCATCATCGCATTAGCCAAACAGTATGGGCGATATGGTTACCGCCGGGTCACAGCGCTGCTCAATCATGCAGGCTGGCCGGTGGGCAAGGATCGGGTCGAGCGTATCTGGCGTCGCGAGGGGCTGAAAGTACCGAAGAAGCAGAAACCACGCGGGCGGTTGTGGCTCAACGATGGATCGTGCGTAAGGCTGCGGCCAACGCACAGAAACCATGTGTGGAGCTATGACTTCGTGAGCGTGCGTACCCATAATGGTCGCAGCGTGCGGCTGTTAAACCTGATCGATGAATACAGCCGCGAATGTCTGTTGATCCGCGCCGAACGACGCTGGACCTCGGCCCGGGTGATCGAATCCTTGGCCGATGTGATGATTGAGCGTGGCGTGCCTGAGCACCTACGTTCGGACAACGGCCCCGAGTTCGTAGCCAAAGACCTGCGTCAGTGGCTGATCAACACGGGCGCGAAGACACTGTATATCGAACCTGGCTCGCCATGGGAAAACGGCTATTGCGAGTCGTTCAACTCGAAGCTCCGGGATGAGTTTTTGAATGGAGAGATTTTCTACTCGCTGAAGGAACTGCGCGTGCTGGCCGAACGCTGGCGCGTCCACTACAACACAGTTCGGCCGCACTCGTCGCTGGGGTATCGGCCACCAGCACCAGAAGCACGGCTCACAAGCAACAAGGGGCATGGAGAAGTGGAAACCGCTACGCGTTTCCCACTTCTCCACACCCCCGACGGCGGCTATCTGAAATCAAAGATAACTGCGCTACACTAA
- a CDS encoding PIN domain-containing protein, translated as MKVALDTNILAYAEGINGTSMKKAAVDLVRKLPQASVVLPVQALGELFHVLVRKAARPPADARAAILSWRNAFALIETSAEIMLAASDLAVNNQLGIWDAVIVCAAAEVDCRILLSEDMQDGFIWKGVTIINPFARPRHPLLEALLNQNS; from the coding sequence GTGAAAGTTGCACTGGACACAAACATTCTGGCCTATGCCGAAGGCATAAACGGCACCTCCATGAAGAAGGCGGCGGTGGATCTTGTGCGCAAATTGCCCCAGGCTTCCGTGGTATTGCCGGTACAGGCGCTCGGCGAACTTTTCCATGTATTGGTTCGCAAAGCAGCCCGCCCGCCAGCCGATGCACGAGCCGCAATCCTCAGTTGGCGCAATGCGTTTGCGCTGATTGAAACCTCGGCTGAAATCATGCTGGCCGCTTCCGATCTTGCGGTCAACAACCAATTAGGCATCTGGGATGCGGTCATTGTTTGCGCGGCTGCAGAGGTGGATTGCCGAATTCTTTTATCCGAGGACATGCAGGATGGATTTATCTGGAAAGGTGTGACAATCATCAATCCGTTTGCACGGCCCAGACATCCTCTGCTGGAAGCATTGTTAAATCAAAACTCATAG
- a CDS encoding type II toxin-antitoxin system Phd/YefM family antitoxin, with product MEKAVSAADANRRFSQLLHGVRQGRSYIVTSHGRPVAKISPADEPGNIEAGARKALLDRLRHQTAVKIGRWTRDELYEDAR from the coding sequence ATGGAAAAGGCTGTTTCGGCGGCAGATGCCAATCGCAGATTCTCTCAACTACTGCACGGCGTGCGGCAAGGGCGTAGCTATATCGTGACCAGTCACGGAAGACCCGTAGCGAAAATCTCTCCTGCCGACGAACCTGGAAATATCGAAGCCGGTGCGCGGAAGGCCCTTCTCGACCGTTTGCGTCATCAGACCGCGGTAAAAATTGGCCGCTGGACCCGGGACGAACTGTATGAGGATGCACGGTGA
- the tnpA gene encoding IS200/IS605 family transposase, with protein sequence MRHGRHCVFKMHVHLVFVSKYRRDVFDGDAINRLRTMFAKVCADFEAQLIEMDGEDDHVHLLVEYPPKVAVSNLVNSLKGVSSRLLRKERPDIQKRYWRGVLWSPSYFASSCGGAPISIVRQYIEQQQTPH encoded by the coding sequence ATGCGGCATGGCAGGCATTGCGTTTTCAAGATGCACGTTCACTTGGTCTTTGTATCGAAGTATCGTCGCGACGTGTTCGATGGCGACGCCATCAACCGGCTGCGCACGATGTTCGCCAAAGTCTGCGCCGACTTCGAGGCGCAACTGATCGAGATGGACGGCGAGGACGATCATGTGCATCTGCTGGTCGAGTACCCGCCCAAGGTTGCCGTCTCCAATCTCGTGAACAGCCTCAAGGGCGTTTCCAGCCGCCTGCTGCGCAAGGAGCGGCCCGACATCCAGAAACGCTACTGGCGTGGCGTTCTCTGGTCGCCGTCTTACTTCGCCTCATCTTGCGGCGGAGCGCCAATCTCCATCGTGCGGCAGTACATCGAACAACAGCAGACACCCCACTAA
- a CDS encoding RNA-guided endonuclease InsQ/TnpB family protein: protein MNVHLENAMPAMPHIVMQRLQAFQYELMPTGEQQRQMRRFAGSCRFVFNKALALQKERYEQGEKKLGYAGLCKLLTEWRNSPDTAWLADAPIHPLQQTLKDLERAYSNFFAKRAGFPRFKKKGQSDGFRYPDPKQIKLEQHNNRILLPKLGWLRYRNSREALGRVKNVTVSHRCGKWFVSIQTAREVEQPVPQGGAVGIDMGIARFATLSDGTFVAPLNSFKRHETALRKEQQAMSRKVKFSNNWKKAKARVQKIHVRIANARRDFLHKTSTTISKNHAMVCIEDLRVRNMSKSAAGAAEKPGRNVRAKSGLNKSILDQGWFEFRRQLDYKLAWRGGWLIVLPPQNTSRTCPCCGHVSTDNRQTQARFECVECGFEENADVVAAINILSRGMKKLRDEGQDMAHACVGCESTARIACEVSDAVGSPAAGTHRSDSGAARCRA from the coding sequence GTGAACGTGCATCTTGAAAACGCAATGCCTGCCATGCCGCATATCGTTATGCAGCGACTCCAAGCCTTCCAATACGAACTGATGCCAACCGGCGAACAGCAGCGCCAAATGCGCCGCTTCGCCGGATCGTGCCGGTTCGTGTTCAACAAGGCGCTGGCGTTGCAGAAAGAACGCTACGAGCAAGGTGAGAAGAAGCTCGGTTATGCGGGCCTGTGCAAGCTGCTCACCGAATGGCGCAACAGCCCGGACACAGCGTGGCTGGCTGATGCGCCCATCCACCCGCTGCAACAAACGCTCAAGGACTTGGAGCGCGCGTATTCCAACTTCTTCGCCAAGCGGGCCGGCTTCCCGCGCTTCAAGAAGAAAGGCCAGTCGGACGGCTTCCGCTACCCCGACCCGAAACAGATCAAACTGGAGCAGCACAACAACCGCATCTTGCTGCCCAAGCTCGGCTGGCTGCGCTACCGCAACAGCCGGGAGGCGCTGGGCAGGGTGAAAAACGTCACCGTGAGCCATCGGTGCGGCAAATGGTTCGTGAGCATCCAGACCGCGCGCGAGGTCGAGCAGCCCGTGCCGCAGGGTGGCGCGGTCGGTATCGACATGGGCATTGCCCGATTCGCCACTCTCTCGGACGGCACGTTCGTTGCCCCGCTCAACAGCTTCAAGCGGCACGAAACAGCCTTGCGCAAGGAGCAGCAGGCGATGAGTCGCAAGGTGAAATTCAGCAACAACTGGAAAAAGGCGAAAGCCCGCGTCCAGAAGATTCATGTCCGCATCGCCAACGCCCGCCGCGACTTCCTCCATAAGACCTCAACCACGATCAGCAAAAACCACGCGATGGTGTGTATCGAGGATTTGCGGGTCAGGAATATGTCTAAGTCGGCGGCAGGCGCGGCCGAAAAACCGGGCAGGAATGTTCGGGCCAAGTCTGGCCTGAACAAATCCATCCTCGATCAGGGCTGGTTTGAGTTTCGCCGCCAACTGGATTACAAGCTGGCGTGGCGTGGCGGCTGGCTCATTGTTCTACCGCCGCAGAACACGAGCCGTACCTGCCCGTGCTGCGGCCATGTCTCGACGGACAACCGCCAGACACAAGCCCGGTTTGAGTGCGTAGAATGTGGTTTCGAGGAAAACGCCGATGTCGTCGCCGCAATCAACATCCTCTCTCGCGGGATGAAAAAATTGCGAGACGAAGGGCAGGACATGGCGCACGCTTGCGTCGGGTGCGAAAGCACAGCCCGGATCGCTTGTGAAGTGAGCGATGCAGTAGGGTCGCCAGCAGCAGGAACCCACCGAAGCGACTCAGGGGCGGCTCGATGCCGCGCCTGA
- a CDS encoding DUF1800 family protein: MPLIFAGYCIGCGSKGGTGAPTLSITGPAQVRLGGTAQYAITDTGASSPSVVWTVTGGGTISSAGLYTAPPVTGSVGVATISAYLASNPSIAASVSVSVINPIPSISTVSVDVGELASSITVKGSGFVPGSTLLIGQTAVTPSSITSTSMVARISTLSLQMNSIPVQVTNPDPGSASSNVATLAIPQPAATITAATRLLDQASFGPTLAAVSHVQSVGINGYLQEQFAMQPSLVTEMPNTYDQYAHMYPSCQNIPDCASDDYFIQNMIFAPDQLRQRVVFALSKIWTVSLTSVPSFYFPHFLNLLSEDAFSNWRQIMQDVTMSPAMGIFLNSVNNMVQSPTDRPNENYARELLQVFSTGTSRLNEDGSLQVDGSGNPIPIYTQAQITAMAKVFTGLTFANEDCSTPSAPIYLPPNDNTVFGANCPMAILDSYHDHTEKHIINGVVLPAGQNTQADISQTLDAIFQDPDLPPFIVKQLIQNLVKSDPSPDYVQRIVNVFKDNGSGVRGDMKAVLQAILLDPEARAGDDPSAERTDAGHLRDPILWFMAVTRALNPSLLGPPNDISAVNYLDYYLYLFGEQPNDAPSVFGYYSPQYRISGANIPAPEFELELPATLFNEAQILDAYILTNRMSPQSDGATIYFDTSASGTLGTLASQGPDALLDAISVLFYHGQMTSAMRTAFEGALQGLPPDQMVRVAVYLAATSPQFRVIQ, from the coding sequence TTGCCTTTAATTTTTGCTGGATATTGTATCGGATGCGGAAGCAAAGGCGGGACAGGAGCCCCAACACTGTCGATTACTGGCCCGGCACAGGTACGCCTTGGCGGAACAGCACAGTATGCAATCACCGATACAGGTGCTTCAAGCCCGTCTGTGGTGTGGACAGTGACGGGTGGCGGAACAATTTCTTCTGCGGGTCTTTACACAGCACCTCCAGTTACGGGGTCAGTCGGAGTAGCCACGATATCTGCCTACCTCGCCAGCAATCCGAGCATTGCGGCGTCGGTCAGCGTATCGGTGATTAACCCAATACCATCTATCAGCACGGTGTCCGTGGATGTGGGCGAGTTAGCATCATCGATCACAGTGAAAGGATCCGGCTTTGTCCCCGGATCCACGTTGCTCATCGGCCAGACAGCGGTGACGCCAAGCTCTATTACCTCTACTTCAATGGTCGCTCGAATATCGACATTGAGTCTTCAAATGAATAGCATTCCCGTCCAGGTGACGAATCCTGATCCCGGATCAGCTTCGTCAAACGTGGCTACGCTCGCAATCCCGCAACCAGCAGCAACGATCACCGCTGCGACGCGACTTCTGGATCAGGCGAGCTTTGGGCCAACTCTCGCGGCTGTCTCCCATGTACAAAGCGTGGGCATTAATGGGTACCTGCAAGAGCAGTTTGCCATGCAGCCCTCATTGGTTACTGAAATGCCGAATACCTACGATCAGTATGCCCACATGTACCCAAGCTGCCAAAATATACCCGACTGCGCATCCGATGACTATTTCATACAAAATATGATCTTTGCCCCGGATCAGCTGCGCCAACGGGTCGTCTTTGCATTATCCAAGATTTGGACCGTATCTCTAACGAGCGTGCCATCGTTTTATTTTCCTCATTTTCTCAATCTTCTGAGCGAGGATGCATTTAGCAATTGGCGGCAGATCATGCAGGACGTCACAATGTCTCCTGCGATGGGGATCTTTCTGAATTCGGTCAACAACATGGTCCAGAGCCCCACCGACCGCCCGAATGAGAATTATGCGCGCGAATTACTGCAGGTATTTTCTACTGGGACCTCACGCCTCAATGAAGATGGAAGTTTGCAGGTGGATGGATCTGGAAATCCGATTCCCATATACACTCAGGCGCAGATCACAGCCATGGCTAAGGTCTTTACCGGTCTTACGTTTGCTAACGAAGATTGTTCAACTCCATCGGCTCCGATTTATTTGCCACCGAATGACAACACTGTGTTCGGTGCGAATTGTCCGATGGCCATCCTGGATTCATATCACGATCACACCGAAAAGCACATCATTAACGGTGTGGTTCTACCTGCAGGGCAGAACACTCAGGCTGACATTTCACAAACTCTGGATGCCATCTTTCAGGACCCAGACCTGCCCCCTTTCATTGTTAAGCAGTTGATCCAGAATCTGGTAAAGAGTGACCCCAGTCCGGACTATGTGCAGCGGATTGTCAATGTATTTAAAGACAACGGCTCAGGCGTGCGTGGTGACATGAAAGCCGTCCTTCAGGCGATTCTGCTCGACCCAGAGGCGCGTGCTGGGGATGACCCCAGTGCAGAAAGGACGGATGCCGGCCATCTCAGAGACCCAATTCTTTGGTTCATGGCAGTCACGAGAGCACTCAATCCATCGTTACTGGGCCCGCCCAATGATATTAGCGCGGTCAACTACCTCGACTACTATTTGTATCTGTTCGGTGAACAGCCCAATGATGCTCCTAGCGTTTTTGGTTACTATTCGCCACAGTATCGAATCTCTGGAGCCAACATCCCAGCACCGGAATTTGAGTTGGAACTACCAGCCACTCTGTTCAATGAGGCGCAGATTCTCGACGCATATATTCTTACGAACCGCATGAGCCCTCAATCCGATGGAGCCACGATATATTTTGACACTTCGGCCAGCGGTACTCTTGGCACACTTGCATCGCAAGGGCCCGATGCCCTACTGGATGCCATCAGCGTGCTGTTCTATCACGGTCAGATGACTTCGGCGATGCGGACTGCGTTCGAGGGTGCCTTGCAAGGGCTTCCTCCGGACCAAATGGTTCGTGTTGCTGTATATCTGGCGGCAACATCTCCACAATTTCGGGTCATTCAATAA
- a CDS encoding DUF1501 domain-containing protein: MNQSRREFIKHLGFLSGAAAFSQLAALAHAPAQTISGNDYKAIVCLFLYGGNDSGNMLVPFDATNYALYSKSRGSLALGQSQLLPLQGLPYAIHPSMPEVQTMFAQKDLAFVVNMGPLVTPLSKNQYLAGSVPLPQNLFSHPDQQSLMQTGAFVSGAGNGWGGSFIDALPTNCKGGVLPQAISYAGGTVFINGPQSTGFIAPSNPGASACQEGAACAAVQEAAAKIAACENSVVLVQQDASIINTINQENQAYAQVLSGVSPLQTQFSPGVGSALQQVAQLIQVRDKVGAPRQVFFVGLGSFDTHATQLDYHAQLLKNLSSGLSSWKQAAEELGIWNNVVLLTLSDFNRTLMANSSGGSDHAWGGHQIVMGGPVQGGSVYGTFPTLELGGPDDVDTVGRLLPTTSLTQVLAELATWFGVPASSIASLLPNLINFQSPSVGFIRAS; the protein is encoded by the coding sequence ATGAATCAATCACGGAGAGAGTTTATAAAGCACCTGGGATTTCTGAGCGGCGCAGCAGCCTTCTCGCAATTGGCTGCGCTGGCCCATGCGCCTGCACAAACTATATCGGGTAACGACTACAAAGCCATTGTGTGCCTGTTTCTGTATGGCGGCAACGACTCTGGCAATATGCTGGTACCCTTTGATGCAACAAACTACGCCCTGTATTCAAAGAGCCGCGGTTCCCTGGCCTTAGGGCAATCGCAGTTACTTCCCTTGCAGGGCTTACCATATGCAATCCATCCCAGTATGCCTGAAGTGCAAACGATGTTTGCTCAAAAGGACTTGGCCTTCGTCGTTAACATGGGCCCGCTGGTTACCCCATTATCGAAGAATCAGTACCTCGCTGGCTCGGTACCCTTACCCCAGAATCTCTTTTCTCATCCGGATCAGCAGTCCCTCATGCAGACAGGCGCCTTTGTATCCGGGGCCGGCAATGGGTGGGGAGGAAGTTTCATCGATGCGTTGCCAACAAACTGTAAAGGGGGGGTGCTCCCCCAGGCCATATCATATGCGGGTGGCACTGTCTTTATTAACGGGCCGCAGTCCACAGGATTTATCGCGCCCAGTAATCCAGGAGCGAGTGCATGCCAGGAAGGCGCCGCATGCGCTGCCGTGCAAGAGGCTGCTGCGAAGATCGCGGCATGTGAAAACAGTGTTGTGCTTGTGCAACAAGACGCAAGCATTATAAACACCATTAATCAAGAGAACCAAGCATATGCTCAAGTCCTTTCGGGTGTGTCGCCTCTGCAGACTCAATTCTCACCAGGCGTTGGCTCAGCTCTACAGCAAGTGGCGCAACTGATCCAGGTAAGAGATAAGGTTGGTGCTCCGCGCCAAGTGTTCTTCGTAGGGCTTGGGAGCTTCGACACTCACGCGACACAATTGGATTATCACGCGCAGCTGTTAAAGAACCTGAGCAGTGGACTCTCCTCTTGGAAGCAGGCCGCTGAAGAGCTCGGAATCTGGAATAACGTAGTGTTGCTGACCTTGTCGGACTTCAACCGGACGCTGATGGCGAATTCTTCTGGAGGCAGCGATCATGCCTGGGGAGGCCACCAGATCGTGATGGGTGGGCCAGTGCAAGGCGGATCTGTATACGGCACTTTCCCAACACTGGAGTTGGGCGGCCCAGACGATGTTGATACCGTTGGACGCTTGCTACCCACTACATCTCTTACGCAGGTCTTGGCCGAGCTCGCGACCTGGTTTGGCGTGCCAGCAAGCAGTATTGCTTCCTTGCTGCCCAATCTCATTAATTTTCAAAGTCCAAGCGTCGGCTTTATTCGAGCAAGCTGA
- a CDS encoding TIGR04255 family protein has translation MKRTHPPLRLPGSPLIYVVAQVNISAVVAIERYVPEIQEKLRKNGFPGYANAQVPELVFEAIGARPVISPLSRYEFQDKEGRTAIVLTPKSIAVHTNRYTTFDNFHSIIGLALETIHGAADLQLHERIGLRYVDLIELETGEELKDYLAPRLLGYNQAEIGVSEGSFNFHFEGKTPYGRLVARHYPPQIRNMLPPDLAGLSLNYSYRPDPLPGRASLLDFDHAADYKSDFVIEEILETLENLHDGLDIIFRDSVTAAALKKWGRENVAGIKI, from the coding sequence ATGAAAAGAACCCATCCACCACTGAGACTTCCCGGATCACCCCTGATCTACGTGGTCGCGCAGGTGAATATTTCTGCTGTCGTTGCGATAGAGCGCTATGTCCCAGAGATCCAAGAAAAACTGCGCAAGAATGGATTTCCAGGTTACGCGAACGCGCAGGTACCGGAACTTGTCTTTGAGGCTATTGGCGCTCGACCGGTCATTAGCCCGTTGTCGCGATATGAATTCCAAGACAAGGAGGGACGGACGGCGATCGTTCTGACTCCAAAATCGATTGCCGTTCATACCAACCGCTATACGACTTTCGATAATTTTCACTCGATCATTGGGCTTGCCCTAGAGACCATCCACGGTGCCGCTGACCTTCAGTTGCATGAGCGGATCGGCTTACGGTATGTGGATTTGATCGAGCTGGAGACCGGAGAAGAACTGAAGGATTATCTGGCGCCGCGTCTTTTGGGCTATAACCAAGCCGAAATAGGTGTATCAGAGGGATCATTTAATTTTCACTTCGAGGGAAAAACTCCCTATGGGCGGCTGGTCGCACGGCACTACCCGCCGCAGATTAGGAACATGCTACCTCCAGATCTGGCAGGCCTTTCGTTGAACTATAGTTATCGCCCCGATCCCTTACCAGGTCGAGCTTCACTGCTCGATTTTGATCATGCAGCTGACTATAAGAGCGATTTCGTGATTGAGGAAATCCTTGAAACTCTTGAGAATCTTCATGACGGCCTCGATATCATTTTCAGAGATTCGGTAACTGCAGCGGCACTCAAGAAATGGGGAAGAGAGAATGTTGCAGGCATTAAAATCTGA
- a CDS encoding response regulator transcription factor: MKTNVILADNQSLFCAGMEHILAHEDNIQVIAKCDNQVRLHQLLNYFRHSILLCSSAFDWQALIPHMQTMGCRSIVLLESGESPRSWLELGVNGIFYRQSSSLALIDCVQKVLKNDRYLQMPADILASLYRQAISSQIFSMLSRKERLIVAYVLQNWKTSDIAAKMQTTEQTVKNHLRSVYRKTGTFDRLSLALFAAQNQLFPSNLLSDTA, encoded by the coding sequence TTGAAAACAAATGTCATACTCGCAGATAATCAATCTCTTTTTTGTGCTGGGATGGAACACATCCTTGCGCACGAGGACAATATTCAAGTCATTGCGAAATGTGATAACCAGGTTCGCTTGCATCAGTTGCTAAATTATTTCCGCCACTCTATTCTCCTTTGTTCTTCAGCATTCGATTGGCAGGCCCTAATTCCTCACATGCAAACTATGGGATGTCGTTCTATCGTCCTTCTTGAAAGCGGAGAATCACCCCGCTCTTGGCTGGAACTCGGAGTGAATGGCATTTTTTATCGTCAATCGAGTTCTCTCGCACTCATTGACTGTGTGCAAAAGGTTTTGAAAAACGACAGGTATCTGCAGATGCCGGCTGATATTTTGGCGTCTCTTTATCGGCAAGCAATCAGCAGCCAAATCTTCAGTATGCTTTCTCGCAAAGAAAGGCTGATTGTTGCCTATGTGCTGCAGAACTGGAAAACCAGCGATATTGCCGCGAAGATGCAGACCACTGAACAGACAGTTAAGAATCATCTGCGCAGCGTTTATCGTAAGACAGGAACATTTGATCGATTGAGTTTGGCGCTTTTTGCTGCGCAAAATCAATTGTTTCCTTCAAATCTGCTATCAGATACGGCTTAA